CGACGGAAACCGTGTCGTTTTCATTGACGACCGGGATGATATCCATTTTCAGCAGTTCCCGGAACGTGTTCTGAACGTTCCTCTTGCTGTTCTCGATCGTAATCACGTCGCTGGAAAGAAGGACCTGCGCCACGGTGCGGTTGTATTCGCCGAACAGCTTGTCGTAAATGAACATCAGCTCGCACTGGCCAACCGCCGCGACCGCCTGCTTTTTCTCCGTCTCGCACGGGCGCTCATGCATCCCCAGCTTTCCCATCCCGACGCCGACCGCCCCGGAACTGACAAGGATCATTTCCCTGCCGGAATTCTGCAGATCGCTCAAAACCTTGCAAAGCTCTTCGATCCTGCGAAGGTTCGCCTTGCCGTTTTCGTACGTCAGTGTGGAGGTTCCCACCTTGACGACGATCCGTTTGGCCTGTGTTACATCAGACATCCTCTCTGTCACTCCCTTTGATCATTTTATGTAAAAATCTTAAAAGCAATCGAAAATCAGCGGTCCGACCGGCGGATTTTGGTGCTGCCGTAATACACGAACGCGCACAGCGCGGCAAACAGCAGAATCAGCGGAAAAGACGAAGCCAGGCCGAGCAACATGCCGGTGATCACGTCGCTCGGGTAATGGACAAACAGATAGAGCCGGGAAAACGCGATGAGAAAGGCGAAAATAAACGCGATCACGCCGAGCGCCTGATTGGTGTTGTAAATGATCAGAGCCGCCCCGAATGACGACATCGTGTGCCCCGAGGGGAACGAAAAATCCGTGGGGCAGGGAACCAGAAGCTCCTGCCGCGGAAACGCGTGGCACGGCCTAGGCCGTGCCACAAGCGGTTTCAGCACGAAATTCGTCAGGATCCCGCAGATTGCCAGAACCCCGAACAATTCCAGGCCGGAATCCCGGTACTGGGGAATCAGCAGAAAGACGATCATCACCGTGACCCAAACGGCGCCGATATTGCCCACCAGAGAAATATAGGGCATTATCGTGTCAAACAGGCTGCAGCGCAGATATTTCTGAATCAGCCGAAGCACCCGGACATCCGCGCGCTGAATCATAGCGAACATGTCAACATTCCCTTCAAATCTTCCCTTCCCGTCATGGTGCCTATTGAAATCTATTATACTCTATCCTCGATTATCCCACAAGATGAAAAAGGGGGAAAAAGCTTAAAATCCGGTCATCCGGGGCCGGCAATCTTTTCCGGGTGCCTGCGGGAAGGCGCTTTTGGCGCCCGATTCAAAAAGCGGGGCAAACCCGCCGTTTGTCCCGCTTCCTTATTCTTCTATCTTATTCTCTGCGCTTGTTCAGGTTCGGGCGGAATCCGTTGCTGGCGCGGCGGTCGTCGCGGCGGGGAGCCGGGCGGCGGGGCGCATCCGAAATCTGGTTTTCCGGCACAAGGCCGTCCACCTCGATCAGCGCATCGCGCCGCGAAAGGTTCAGGCGGCCTTTGTCGTCGATCTCCAGCACCTTGACCATCACTTCGTCGCCCACGTTCACAACGTCGGTGACCTTTTCGGTCCGCTTCACGTCGAGCCGCGAAATATGGACAAGACCCTCCTTGCCGGGGGCGATCTCCACAAACGCGCCGAAATCCATGATGCGGGTCACCTTCCCGTTATAAATGGCGCCCGGCTCGGGGTCGTTCACAATCGTGTCGATGATGGTCATCGCACGGCGGCAGTTTTCTTCGTCAATGCCGGAAACAAACACGTGCCCGTCTTCCTCGACATCCACCTTCACGCCGCATTCCGCGCAGATTTTCTGGATCACCTTCCCGCCGGAGCCGATCACCTCGCGGATCTTTTCGACGGGGATCACGGTGGACATCATCTTCGGCGCATACCGGGAAAGGTGCGGGCGCGGCGCCGGAATCCGCTTGAGGATCACCTCATTCAGGATATAATTGCGCGCCTCGTGCGTTTTGTGAAGCGCATCCCGGATCATTTCGGGGGTCAGGCCGCTGATCTTCAGATCCATCTGAATCGCGGTGATCCCCTCGCGCGTTCCGGCGACCTTGAAGTCCATATCGCCGAAGAAGTCCTCCACCCCCTGAATGTCCACCATGGTCATCCAGCGGTCCCCTTCGGTGATCAGCCCGCAGGAAATCCCCGCGACCGGGGCCTTGATCGGCACGCCCGCATCCATCAGCGCCAGCGTGCTGCCGCAGACGGAGCCCTGGGACGTGGAGCCGTTCGACGAAAGCACCTCGGAAACAAGGCGCAGCGCATAGGGGAATTCCTCCACCGGAGGAATCACCGGCAGCAAAGCGCGCTCCGCGAGGGCTCCGTGGCCGATCTCGCGGCGGCCCGGGCCGCGGCTCGGTTTCGTTTCGCCCACCGAATAAGATGGGAAGTTGTACTGGTGCATGTACCGCTTGTATTCCTCGCCGTCGATGCCGTCCAGCATCTGGCGGTCGCTGACCGGGCCGAGGGTCGCGATGGTGAGCACCTGGGTCTGGCCGCGCGTGAACAGGCCGGAGCCGTGGACGCGCGGAATCACGCCGACCTCCGCCGCAAGCGGGCGGATCTCATCCATCTTCCGCCCGTCCACGCGCTTCTGCTCGTCGAGCAGCCAGCGGCGCACCACATACCGCTGGGTCTTGTACATGCAGTCGTTGATCTTCGACTCGCTGCCGGGGTAAATCTCGTCAAATTTTTCGTGGACCTTCTCATAAACCGGCTTCATCCGCGCGTCGCGCTCGGTTTTGTCGTCGGTGTCGAGCGCCTCGCGGACATCCTCGAGCGCGAACGACCGGATGTCCGTCAGCATCTCATAGGACGGGCCGTCGCTCGGGTAGATGAATTTTTCCCTGCCGATCTCGCGCTGCATGCTTTTGATGAGCTCGATGATCGGCTGATTCGCCTGGTGGCCGGCCATGATGCCTTCAAACATCACTTCGTCGCTCACCTGATCCGCGCCGGCCTCAATCATCGCGATGCGGGAATCGGTGGAAGCGACCGTAACGGCCATTTTGGAGACTTTTCGCTGGGCTTCATTGGGATTGATGACGAATTCTCCGTCCACATAGCCCACGGAAACGCCGGAAATCGGCCCTTTCCACGGGATGTCGGAAATCGTCAGCGCAGCAGAGGTGCCAACCATTGCGGCGATTTCGGGCGGGCAGTCCGGATCCACGGACATCACCGTGCACACGACCGAAACGTCGTTGCGCATATCCTTCGGGAACAGCGGGCGGATCGGGCGGTCGATCATGC
This window of the Ruminococcaceae bacterium BL-6 genome carries:
- the pnpA gene encoding polynucleotide phosphorylase (PNPase) (Evidence 2a : Function from experimental evidences in other organisms; PubMedId : 8636041, 8825779, 9179491, 10572137, 15805522, 19215769, 19433509, 20659169, 21859751, 22568516, 25099370, 27708634; Product type e : enzyme), with protein sequence MFEKFREFETDFAGRPLKLETGKMAQLANGECLVRYGETTVHVAVTASDKPREGVDFFPLSVDFEEKLYAVGKIPGSFLKREGRPSDKAILASRMIDRPIRPLFPKDMRNDVSVVCTVMSVDPDCPPEIAAMVGTSAALTISDIPWKGPISGVSVGYVDGEFVINPNEAQRKVSKMAVTVASTDSRIAMIEAGADQVSDEVMFEGIMAGHQANQPIIELIKSMQREIGREKFIYPSDGPSYEMLTDIRSFALEDVREALDTDDKTERDARMKPVYEKVHEKFDEIYPGSESKINDCMYKTQRYVVRRWLLDEQKRVDGRKMDEIRPLAAEVGVIPRVHGSGLFTRGQTQVLTIATLGPVSDRQMLDGIDGEEYKRYMHQYNFPSYSVGETKPSRGPGRREIGHGALAERALLPVIPPVEEFPYALRLVSEVLSSNGSTSQGSVCGSTLALMDAGVPIKAPVAGISCGLITEGDRWMTMVDIQGVEDFFGDMDFKVAGTREGITAIQMDLKISGLTPEMIRDALHKTHEARNYILNEVILKRIPAPRPHLSRYAPKMMSTVIPVEKIREVIGSGGKVIQKICAECGVKVDVEEDGHVFVSGIDEENCRRAMTIIDTIVNDPEPGAIYNGKVTRIMDFGAFVEIAPGKEGLVHISRLDVKRTEKVTDVVNVGDEVMVKVLEIDDKGRLNLSRRDALIEVDGLVPENQISDAPRRPAPRRDDRRASNGFRPNLNKRRE
- the proB gene encoding Glutamate 5-kinase is translated as MSDVTQAKRIVVKVGTSTLTYENGKANLRRIEELCKVLSDLQNSGREMILVSSGAVGVGMGKLGMHERPCETEKKQAVAAVGQCELMFIYDKLFGEYNRTVAQVLLSSDVITIENSKRNVQNTFRELLKMDIIPVVNENDTVSVDELAGAHFGDNDTLSATVAVLAQADLLVILTDIDGLYDADPRVNPQAKRIRRVEKITDEIRALAGSEGSQRGTGGMRTKIKAAEITEEAGIACCIINGEKPEDLYRLFDGEEIGTIFEAGEGR
- a CDS encoding acidPPc domain-containing protein — translated: MFAMIQRADVRVLRLIQKYLRCSLFDTIMPYISLVGNIGAVWVTVMIVFLLIPQYRDSGLELFGVLAICGILTNFVLKPLVARPRPCHAFPRQELLVPCPTDFSFPSGHTMSSFGAALIIYNTNQALGVIAFIFAFLIAFSRLYLFVHYPSDVITGMLLGLASSFPLILLFAALCAFVYYGSTKIRRSDR